AGTACGAGTTGCAGGCGGTCGTGGAGTATGCCTTGCGGCGGGGCGGATGCCATCGATGGGGGTTCCCCTCGATTGTGGGCGCCGGCCCCAACGCGACCGTCCTCCACTACGAATCGAATTCTCGACAGATCCAGGACGGAGATCTGGTCCTGATCGACGCCGCCGGGGAGTGGGGCTACATGAGCGCCGACATCACGCGCACCTTCCCCGCCTCCGGACGCTTCTCTCCTGCCCAGAGAAAGCTCTATGACATCGTCCTGCGGGCCGAGAAGGAGGCGATCGGGCGCTGCCGTCCCGGCTCCTCGCTCCAGGAGGCCCACGACGCCGCCGTCCGCGTCCTGGTCGAGGGAATGGTCGAGGTCGGCCTGCTCGAGGGGGACCCCCAGACGCTCGTGGGCGAGGAGGGGTACAAGCGCTACTACATGCACAAGACCAGCCACTGGCTGGGGATGGACGTCCACGACGTGGGCCGCTACTTCAGTGGAGGCTCCCCCAGAGCCCTTGAGCCAGGCATGGCCCTGACCGTCGAGCCGGGGCTCTATGTGGCCGAGGACGATCCCAAGGCCCCTCCCGAGTTCCGCGGGATCGGGATCCGGATCGAAGACGACGTCCTGATCACGGAATCCGGGAATCGAATCCTGACTTCCGGTGTTCCTAACGAGGCGGACGAGGTGGAGGCGCTGTGCGGGACAAGGCCGTTGGGGCCTCTCTCGTTCTAGGAAGGGGGTTATGAGATGAGACGATGGCCGTTCCTCGCGGGTGGCGTTCTGCTGGGCTTCCTGGTCTCGATGGCCGCTGTTCTTTGGGGATCGGGGGCTCCGACCGCCGCGCTCGCCCAGGGACCGGCGGTAAGCGGCGACATCGCCCTCGTCTACGGCGTGGGCGGCGTGCTGACGCGCGACGGCATCCTCTGGCAGTACCGGCCCGACAAGGGGAGTTGGGTCACGGTCGACGATGCCTTCTCCGAGGAGGGGCGCGAGACCCATGTCCTCCCCCTTCCGGTCGCGGTCGGCGAGATCGCCCATATGGAGAGCTTCGGATTCCTCGTGACG
Above is a window of Candidatus Eisenbacteria bacterium DNA encoding:
- a CDS encoding M24 family metallopeptidase; the encoded protein is MAQIHVERRARFMAAIEGGAALVVSHPEMIRNNDTLHEYRASSDLYYLSGFEEPEAALLLVPGHEEHRFVMFVRPRDPEREVWTGRRAGVEGASALFGAEAAFPIGELDATLPKYLDGVERLFVNLGQDPKRDDLALQMIHRTRRGTRAAVAGPSALADAAQILHEMRLRKDTLEVENLERAARISAAAHRAAMEAVRPGLYEYELQAVVEYALRRGGCHRWGFPSIVGAGPNATVLHYESNSRQIQDGDLVLIDAAGEWGYMSADITRTFPASGRFSPAQRKLYDIVLRAEKEAIGRCRPGSSLQEAHDAAVRVLVEGMVEVGLLEGDPQTLVGEEGYKRYYMHKTSHWLGMDVHDVGRYFSGGSPRALEPGMALTVEPGLYVAEDDPKAPPEFRGIGIRIEDDVLITESGNRILTSGVPNEADEVEALCGTRPLGPLSF